The following are from one region of the Coffea eugenioides isolate CCC68of chromosome 2, Ceug_1.0, whole genome shotgun sequence genome:
- the LOC113761988 gene encoding gibberellin 2-beta-dioxygenase 8, with translation MEGSHDPPFQEQYNSLFNKSPDTGPKYANDYDLFIVQECELPLIDLAQLNSGELARERCKKDIARASQEWGFFQVLNHGISREILDKMRSEQIKAFKKPFHEKMNESGFGLLAGSYRWGTPSATCLKQLAWSEAFHVPLNAISGLGGRNSLSSTMEKFAKTMSELAHKLAEILAENMGHKSTFFRQTCLPSTCYLRMNRYPPCPISPRVYGLMPHTDSDFITVLHQDQIGGLQLVKDGKWISVKPNPEALIINIGDLFQAWSNGVYKSVEHRVVTNMLKERYSIAFFLCPSYETTIKSCVDPSVYRKFSFREYRDQVQEDVKKFGYKVGLTRFLV, from the exons ATGGAAGGTTCGCACGATCCACCATTCCAAGAGCAGTACAATAGCTTGTTCAACAAATCACCAGATACAGGTCCCAAGTACGCTAACGACTACGACCTTTTCATCGTACAAGAGTGCGAGCTTCCGCTGATCGATCTTGCTCAGCTAAACTCGGGCGAGCTTGCCAGGGAGAGGTGCAAGAAGGATATAGCTAGAGCATCCCAAGAATGGGGTTTCTTCCAAGTATTGAATCATGGGATTTCTCGTGAGATATTGGACAAAATGAGATCAGAGCAAATCAAGGCTTTCAAGAAACCATTTCACGAGAAGATGAACGAAAGTGGTTTCGGCCTCTTGGCCGGCAGTTACCGTTGGGGGACGCCTTCAGCTACTTGCCTGAAGCAGTTGGCTTGGTCGGAAGCTTTTCACGTACCTCTCAATGCTATCTCAGGTTTAGGTGGTCGCAATAGTCTCAG CTCAACAATGGAAAAATTTGCCAAAACAATGTCTGAGCTAGCACATAAGCTAGCAGAGATTTTGGCAGAAAATATGGGTCATAAGTCGACATTCTTCAGGCAAACATGTTTGCCAAGCACCTGCTATCTTCGAATGAATCGATATCCACCGTGTCCCATATCTCCTCGAGTGTACGGCTTGATGCCTCACACCGATAGCGATTTCATCACAGTACTGCACCAAGATCAGATTGGAGGATTGCAATTAGTGAAGGATGGCAAGTGGATTTCTGTTAAACCCAATCCTGAAGCCTTAATCATCAATATTGGAGATTTGTTTcag GCATGGAGCAATGGTGTGTATAAAAGTGTTGAACACAGGGTTGTGACCAATATGCTAAAGGAGAGGTATTCCATTGCATTTTTCTTGTGTCCGTCCTATGAAACTACAATCAAGAGCTGCGTGGATCCTTCAGTTTACAGAAAATTTAGCTTTAGGGAGTACAGAGATCAGGTTCAAGAGGACGTCAAAAAGTTCGGTTACAAAGTAGGTCTGACTAGATTTCTCGTATGA